A genome region from Mugil cephalus isolate CIBA_MC_2020 chromosome 13, CIBA_Mcephalus_1.1, whole genome shotgun sequence includes the following:
- the LOC125018442 gene encoding peroxiredoxin-like 2A isoform X2, with protein MLSAGSGLDGELFGMGLWSLGLGAVGAALAGIFLANTDLCLTKSASASLEYLEDADLRSTTGDDKAIKAKSLWDKNGAVVMAVRRPGUFLCREEASELSSLKPQLEELGVPLFAVVKEDIGTEIRDFRPHFHGDIYVDEQKRFYGPMQRKMGGLGFIRLGVWQNFMRAWRSGYQGNMNGEGFILGGVYVIGPGEQGILLEHREKEFGDKVATADVLEAIKKIVPVK; from the exons A TGCTGTCCGCCGGGTCCGGGCTGGACGGGGAGCTGTTTGGTATGGGTTTGTGGTCCCTGGGTCTGGGGGCAGTCGGAGCTGCGCTGGCGGGGATTTTCTTGGCCAACACTGACCTGTGTCTTACTAAATCTGCCAGTGCATCGCTGGAATACCTTGAAGATGCCGACCTGCGCTCCACTACAGGAG ACGACAAGGCCATCAAAGCAAAGAGCCTGTGGGACAAGAATGGGGCTGTGGTCATGGCCGTACGACGGCCCGGATGATTTTTGTGCAGAGAG GAGGCCTCTGAGCTGTCCTCTCTGAAGCCCCAGCTGGAAGAGCTCGGGGTCCCTCTGTTCGCGGTGGTGAAAGAAGACATCGGCACAGAGATCAGGGACTTCAGACCGCACTTCCATGGGGACATCTATGTAGATGAGCAG AAACGCTTCTACGGCCCGATGCAGAGGAAGATGGGGGGTCTGGGCTTCATTCGCCTCGGAGTGTGGCAGAACTTCATGCGGGCCTGGAGGTCCGGGTACCAGGGCAACATGAACGGAGAGGGCTTCATCCTCGGGGGGGTGTATGTCATCGGACCAGGGGAGCAG ggcATTCTCCTGGAACACCGCGAGAAGGAGTTCGGCGATAAGGTGGCGACAGCTGATGTCCTCGAGGCCATTAAGAAAATCGTACCAGTGAAATAA
- the LOC125018442 gene encoding peroxiredoxin-like 2A isoform X1, protein MLAVSRCSTALSWRVPLRCCALSQGSSTTSSQPSTTAKPQFLRTQTAHFHQSKAQSSPYPNKITSVLSAGSGLDGELFGMGLWSLGLGAVGAALAGIFLANTDLCLTKSASASLEYLEDADLRSTTGDDKAIKAKSLWDKNGAVVMAVRRPGUFLCREEASELSSLKPQLEELGVPLFAVVKEDIGTEIRDFRPHFHGDIYVDEQKRFYGPMQRKMGGLGFIRLGVWQNFMRAWRSGYQGNMNGEGFILGGVYVIGPGEQGILLEHREKEFGDKVATADVLEAIKKIVPVK, encoded by the exons ATGCTGGCTGTATCTAGATGTTCGACAGCTTTGAGCTGGAGAGTTCCCCTGCGCTGCTGTGCCCTCTCTCAGGGGAGCTCTACCACGAGCAGCCAGCCCTCCACCACAGCCAAGCCACAGTTTCTAAGAACGCAGACTGCTCATTTTCACCAAAGTAAAGCCCAGTCCAGTCCGTACCCAAACAAGATCACTTCAG TGCTGTCCGCCGGGTCCGGGCTGGACGGGGAGCTGTTTGGTATGGGTTTGTGGTCCCTGGGTCTGGGGGCAGTCGGAGCTGCGCTGGCGGGGATTTTCTTGGCCAACACTGACCTGTGTCTTACTAAATCTGCCAGTGCATCGCTGGAATACCTTGAAGATGCCGACCTGCGCTCCACTACAGGAG ACGACAAGGCCATCAAAGCAAAGAGCCTGTGGGACAAGAATGGGGCTGTGGTCATGGCCGTACGACGGCCCGGATGATTTTTGTGCAGAGAG GAGGCCTCTGAGCTGTCCTCTCTGAAGCCCCAGCTGGAAGAGCTCGGGGTCCCTCTGTTCGCGGTGGTGAAAGAAGACATCGGCACAGAGATCAGGGACTTCAGACCGCACTTCCATGGGGACATCTATGTAGATGAGCAG AAACGCTTCTACGGCCCGATGCAGAGGAAGATGGGGGGTCTGGGCTTCATTCGCCTCGGAGTGTGGCAGAACTTCATGCGGGCCTGGAGGTCCGGGTACCAGGGCAACATGAACGGAGAGGGCTTCATCCTCGGGGGGGTGTATGTCATCGGACCAGGGGAGCAG ggcATTCTCCTGGAACACCGCGAGAAGGAGTTCGGCGATAAGGTGGCGACAGCTGATGTCCTCGAGGCCATTAAGAAAATCGTACCAGTGAAATAA
- the LOC125018442 gene encoding peroxiredoxin-like 2A isoform X3, translating into MGLWSLGLGAVGAALAGIFLANTDLCLTKSASASLEYLEDADLRSTTGDDKAIKAKSLWDKNGAVVMAVRRPGUFLCREEASELSSLKPQLEELGVPLFAVVKEDIGTEIRDFRPHFHGDIYVDEQKRFYGPMQRKMGGLGFIRLGVWQNFMRAWRSGYQGNMNGEGFILGGVYVIGPGEQGILLEHREKEFGDKVATADVLEAIKKIVPVK; encoded by the exons ATGGGTTTGTGGTCCCTGGGTCTGGGGGCAGTCGGAGCTGCGCTGGCGGGGATTTTCTTGGCCAACACTGACCTGTGTCTTACTAAATCTGCCAGTGCATCGCTGGAATACCTTGAAGATGCCGACCTGCGCTCCACTACAGGAG ACGACAAGGCCATCAAAGCAAAGAGCCTGTGGGACAAGAATGGGGCTGTGGTCATGGCCGTACGACGGCCCGGATGATTTTTGTGCAGAGAG GAGGCCTCTGAGCTGTCCTCTCTGAAGCCCCAGCTGGAAGAGCTCGGGGTCCCTCTGTTCGCGGTGGTGAAAGAAGACATCGGCACAGAGATCAGGGACTTCAGACCGCACTTCCATGGGGACATCTATGTAGATGAGCAG AAACGCTTCTACGGCCCGATGCAGAGGAAGATGGGGGGTCTGGGCTTCATTCGCCTCGGAGTGTGGCAGAACTTCATGCGGGCCTGGAGGTCCGGGTACCAGGGCAACATGAACGGAGAGGGCTTCATCCTCGGGGGGGTGTATGTCATCGGACCAGGGGAGCAG ggcATTCTCCTGGAACACCGCGAGAAGGAGTTCGGCGATAAGGTGGCGACAGCTGATGTCCTCGAGGCCATTAAGAAAATCGTACCAGTGAAATAA
- the sfxn3 gene encoding sideroflexin-3 isoform X2, producing MSGELPLSINIKEPRWDQGTFMGRAQHFFMVTDPRNVLLSSETLEEARVTVENYRAGVVKPGLTEDELWRAKYVYDSAFHPDTGEKMFVIGRMSAQVPMNMSITGCMLTFYRTTPAVVFWQWVNQSFNAVVNYTNRSGDAPMTVNQLGAAYVSATTGAVVTALGLKSLASRLPPIVSRFVPFAAVAAANCINIPFMRQRELKYGIPVTDENGNRLGESVSAAKQAIVQVVVSRIGMAVPAMAIPPVIMNALEKRAFMKRFPILNAPVQVGLVGLCLVFATPLCCALFPQKSSMSVSGLEADLQERIRQSSPHTTTVYFNKGL from the exons ATGTCTGGAGAGCTGCCCCTCAGCATAAATATCAAGGAGCCAAGATGGGACCAAGGCACGTTCATGGGACGCGCCCAGCACTTCTTCATGGTCACAGATCCCAGGAATGTCCTGCTGTCGTCGGAGACTCTAGAGGAGGCCAGAGTAACCGTAGAGAACTACAG AGCTGGGGTTGTGAAACCAGGCCTGACGGAGGATGAGCTCTGGAGGGCGAAGTACGTCTACGACTCTGCCTTCCACCCCGACACCGGGGAGAAGATGTTTGTGATTGGTCGGATGTCTGCTCAGGTGCCAATGAACATGTCCATCACAGGCTGCATGCTCACCTTCTACAG GACTACTCCGGCAGTCGTGTTCTGGCAGTGGGTTAACCAGTCCTTCAACGCTGTGGTCAACTACACCAACCGCAGCGGAGACGCCCCCATGACCGTGAA CCAGCTGGGTGCAGCCTACGTTAGTGCTACTACTGGAGCCGTAGTCACCGCGCTGGGACTCAAGTCTCTAGCTTCG CGTCTCCCTCCCATCGTCAGCCGGTTTGTCCCCTTcgctgctgtggctgctgccaACTGTATCAACATTCCCTTCATGAGGCAGAG GGAGCTCAAGTACGGCATCCCTGTGACGGATGAGAATGGAAACAGGTTAGGAGAGTCTGTCAGTGCTGCCAAACAGGCCATCGTGCAGGTGGTGGTGTCCAGGATCGGCATGGCCGTGCCTGCAATGG ccaTCCCCCCTGTTATAATGAACGCTCTGGAGAAAAGAGCTTTTATGAAG CGGTTCCCGATTCTAAACGCTCCGGTCCAGGTGGGACTCGTCGGCCTGTG CCTGGTGTTTGCCACTCCCCTGTGCTGTGCCCTGTTCCCTCAGAAAAG CTCAATGAGTGTGAGCGGGCTGGAGGCGGATCTGCAGGAGAGGATACGACAGAGCAGTCCTCACACCACCACCGTTTACTTCAACAAGGGCCTGTAG
- the sfxn3 gene encoding sideroflexin-3 isoform X1 — translation MKLYFTTLQRPREGSISSTRWRCDIERSYIFQKHRNQSRMSGELPLSINIKEPRWDQGTFMGRAQHFFMVTDPRNVLLSSETLEEARVTVENYRAGVVKPGLTEDELWRAKYVYDSAFHPDTGEKMFVIGRMSAQVPMNMSITGCMLTFYRTTPAVVFWQWVNQSFNAVVNYTNRSGDAPMTVNQLGAAYVSATTGAVVTALGLKSLASRLPPIVSRFVPFAAVAAANCINIPFMRQRELKYGIPVTDENGNRLGESVSAAKQAIVQVVVSRIGMAVPAMAIPPVIMNALEKRAFMKRFPILNAPVQVGLVGLCLVFATPLCCALFPQKSSMSVSGLEADLQERIRQSSPHTTTVYFNKGL, via the exons ATGAAGTTGTATTTTACGACACTCCAAAGACCACGAGAAGGCAGCATTAGTTCCACCCGGTGGCGCTGTGATATTGAGAGGTCATACATTttccaaaaacacagaaatcagaGCAG GATGTCTGGAGAGCTGCCCCTCAGCATAAATATCAAGGAGCCAAGATGGGACCAAGGCACGTTCATGGGACGCGCCCAGCACTTCTTCATGGTCACAGATCCCAGGAATGTCCTGCTGTCGTCGGAGACTCTAGAGGAGGCCAGAGTAACCGTAGAGAACTACAG AGCTGGGGTTGTGAAACCAGGCCTGACGGAGGATGAGCTCTGGAGGGCGAAGTACGTCTACGACTCTGCCTTCCACCCCGACACCGGGGAGAAGATGTTTGTGATTGGTCGGATGTCTGCTCAGGTGCCAATGAACATGTCCATCACAGGCTGCATGCTCACCTTCTACAG GACTACTCCGGCAGTCGTGTTCTGGCAGTGGGTTAACCAGTCCTTCAACGCTGTGGTCAACTACACCAACCGCAGCGGAGACGCCCCCATGACCGTGAA CCAGCTGGGTGCAGCCTACGTTAGTGCTACTACTGGAGCCGTAGTCACCGCGCTGGGACTCAAGTCTCTAGCTTCG CGTCTCCCTCCCATCGTCAGCCGGTTTGTCCCCTTcgctgctgtggctgctgccaACTGTATCAACATTCCCTTCATGAGGCAGAG GGAGCTCAAGTACGGCATCCCTGTGACGGATGAGAATGGAAACAGGTTAGGAGAGTCTGTCAGTGCTGCCAAACAGGCCATCGTGCAGGTGGTGGTGTCCAGGATCGGCATGGCCGTGCCTGCAATGG ccaTCCCCCCTGTTATAATGAACGCTCTGGAGAAAAGAGCTTTTATGAAG CGGTTCCCGATTCTAAACGCTCCGGTCCAGGTGGGACTCGTCGGCCTGTG CCTGGTGTTTGCCACTCCCCTGTGCTGTGCCCTGTTCCCTCAGAAAAG CTCAATGAGTGTGAGCGGGCTGGAGGCGGATCTGCAGGAGAGGATACGACAGAGCAGTCCTCACACCACCACCGTTTACTTCAACAAGGGCCTGTAG
- the pdzd7a gene encoding PDZ domain-containing protein 7a, protein MAHSSHSLAWREMTNGGGHPHFNSGGHNGGSHSTTRYMLKKQQRHRRRSSSPMGRVILINAPVDGGDDCEDIHTVTVDKSPDGRLGFSVRGGSEHGLGIFVSKVEDDSSAAQAGLTVGDKVVEVNGVSLESITMSSAVKVLTGNNRLRMVVRRVGKIPGIRYSKEKTTWVDLIHRRMVVEESGRTPSEASSDSALRRIVHLFTTSDDYCLGFNIRGGKEFGLGIYVSKLDPGGLAEQHGIKMGDQILAANGVSFDDITHSNAVEVLKSHTHIMLTIREAGRYPAFKEMVAEYGWLDKLANGIPAPSSQGSDSNSSASSLSSSTPLSSLSGLSQVLFPPVFGSEMVDIAISTEDLSRRPRSSERTADTAMQTDPQAPNYQDHPSPNASHPERQVTAETSRTFGATVLLKDTVIHGKGEGQREMGGAREGGRGRTRTLSSGEQEVEKHSPKTAALMALSKPRKPIRRSQSHITVSEDRQKKKRQQSEKRSSEGKNNLQRSKTFVNLLFRKDRKEKSRSKSESRHADKDKERGRPFQLLTSPKESRAGGPLPRLEALQHVEDMAKRLLSQDEVAAVMRHCRRFLSDTGVEDLVRPLLAILDRPEKLLLLREIRMLIPTTELARFDSMVMPFELEAYDILKSRSMRSPALRSPRSGTPRRHLITPIPDYRGGFHLQPVNDTMREHQLIEELYRLRVSGHQSGHLPPSRAFTPLLDVPVDNYASSAVRSRSPSPSPTHSFLLTESPHSTQRGRQPHRSPNARENSAPRYDEVSLLSVSDRGDAAPERGRSPVRNGHGRGRREGSPDSVYSRPSRKEGYTEVSVRVPSQRRGRTPLADVFDPQKERSPSTGRGRSQHVNGHSQNEVRRKETLPPEEYEITTLTISKAKQSLGISISGGMESRVQPMIKIEKIFPGGAASTNEALKAGYELLSVDGESLHGVTHLHAVDVIRRAFSNKAKDPMVFVVKVPKVPSTSTSPN, encoded by the exons ATGGCTCACTCCTCTCACTCCCTTGCCTGGAGGGAGATGACAAATGGAGGAGGGCACCCCCACTTTAACAGCGGAGGCCATAATGGGGGTTCCCACAGCACCACGCGCTACATGCTGAAGAAACAGCAGCGCCACAGACGCAGGTCCTCATCACCAATGGGGAGGGTCATTCTCATCAATGCACCCGTTGATG GAGGAGATGACTGTGAAGACATTCACACAGTGACTGTAGATAAGAGTCCGGATGGGCGTTTGGGTTTCAGTGTGCGCGGGGGCTCTGAACACGGCCTCGGTATCTTCGTCAGCAAGGTGGAAGATGACAGCTCTGCAG CGCAGGCTGGGCTGACTGTGGGCGATAAGGTGGTGGAGGTGAATGGTGTCAGCCTGGAGAGCATCACCATGAGCAGTGCTGTGAAGGTCCTGACAGGCAACAACAGGCTGAGGATGGTGGTGAGAAGGGTGGGCAAGATTCCTGGCATCCGCTACTCCAAGGAGAAGACCACATG GGTGGATCTGATTCACCGGCGGATGGTCGTGGAGGAGAGCGGTCGCACACCGTCAGAGGCCAGTTCAGACAGCGCTCTCCGCAGGATTGTACATCTCTTCACAACATCTGATGACTACTGTCTGGGATTCAACATCAGAGGAGGCAAAGAGTTCGGACTGGGGATTTATGTTTCTAA GCTGGACCCAGGTGGGCTTGCCGAACAGCATGGCATCAAAATGGGCGATCAGATCCTCGCTGCCAACGGGGTGAGCTTTGATGACATCACCCATAGCAACGCGGTCGAGGTACTGAAGAGCCACACCCACATCATGCTGACCATCAGG GAAGCTGGAAGATACCCCGCTTTTAAGGAGATGGTGGCAGAATATGGTTGGCTGGACAAAC TAGCAAACGGGATCCCTGCACCATCCTCACAGGGTTCGGACTCcaactcctctgcctcctcgtTGTCCTCCAGCACCCCTCTCAGCTCCCTCAGTGGCCTCTCCCAGGTCCTTTTCCCTCCTGTCTTCGGCTCTGAGATGGTGGACATCGCCATCTCCACAGAGGACCTCTCCCGACGTCCAAGAAGCTCTGAGAGAACCGCTGACACGGCCATGCAGACTGACCCGCAAGCACCTAACTATCAAGACCACCCGTCACCTAACGCGTCACACCCTGAGAGGCAGGTGACCGCAGAGACCAGCCGGACTTTTGGTGCCACAGTGCTGCTGAAGGACACAGTCATACACGGGAAAGGGGAAGGGCAGAGGGAGATGGGGGGAGCCAGAGAGGGAGGACGCGGGCGGACGAGGACACTGTCATCTGgagaacaggaagtggagaAACACTCACCTAAGACGGCGGCACTTATGGCCCTGAGCAAACCACGCAAGCCAATCAGACGTTCCCAGAGCCACATCACTGTGTCAG aggacagacagaagaagaagaggcaacAGAGTGAGAAGAGATCGTCGGAGGGAAAAAACAACCTGCAGCGCTCCAAAACCTTTGTTAACCTGTTGTTTAGGAAAGACCGTAAAGAGAAGAGCCGCTCCAAGTCAGAATCCCGCCATGCTGACAAAG ATAAAGAGAGGGGTCGTCCGTTCCAGCTCTTGACCTCCCCGAAGGAGTCCCGCGCTGGCGGCCCACTGCCCCGACTCGAGGCCCTGCAGCATGTGGAGGACATGGCGAAGAGACTCCTCAGCCAGGACGAGGTGGCAGCCGTGATGAGACACTGTCGGCGG TTTTTATCTGACACTGGCGTTGAGGATTTAGTGCGTCCCCTTCTGGCAATCTTGGACAGGCCAGAGAAACTGCTACTTCTCAGAGAAATAAG GATGCTGATACCTACCACCGAGCTGGCCCGCTTTGACAGCATGGTAATGCCTTTTGAGCTGGAGGCGTATGATATTCTCAAGAGTCGCTCTA tgcgtTCTCCAGCTCTGCGTTCCCCTCGCAGTGGAACGCCCCGACGTCACCTCATCACCCCCATCCCTG ACTACAGGGGCGGATTCCACCTCCAGCCGGTCAACGACACAATGCGCGAGCATCAATTGATTGAGGAGTTGTACAGACTCCGTGTGTCCGGCCACCAGTCAGGCCATCTGCCGCCATCCCGTGCCTTCACCCCTCTCCTGGATGTACCCGTGGACAACTACGCCTCCTCCGCTGTGCGCTCCCGTTCTCCAAGCCCCTCGCCCACACACAGCTTCCTCCTCACAGAATCCCCACACAGCACCCAGCGTGGGCGCCAACCACATCGCTCCCCGAACGCCAGGGAGAACAGCGCGCCTCGTTATGACGAGGTCTCTCTGTTGTCTGTGTCTGACCGAGGGGATGCAGCTCCTGAGCGAGGGAGGTCGCCCGTGAGGAACGGCCAcgggagaggaagaagggaggggAGCCCTGACAGCGTCTACAGCAGACCGAGCAGGAAAGAGGGCTACACAGAGGTCAGCGTACGTGTTCCTTCACAGCGGAGAGGGAGAACACCTCTGGCTGATGTTTTTGACCCTCAAAAGGAGAGGAGCCCGTCAACAGGTAGAGGGAGGAGTCAGCACGTCAATGGACATTCACAAAATGaagtgagaagaaaagaaactctgCCACCTGAGGAGTATGAAATCACCACGTTGACCATCTCCAAGGCCAAGCAGTCGCTAG GTATTAGTATCTCTGGAGGTATGGAGTCAAGGGTTCAGCCCATGATAAAAATTGAGAAAATCTTCCCAGGAGGAGCTGCATCTACAAATGAGGCTCTGAAG GCAGGATATGAACTGTTGTCCGTCGACGGAGAATCTCTGCACGGAGTGACTCATCTACACGCCGTGGACGTGATTCGCCGCGCGTTCAGCAACAAAGCCAAAGACCCGATGGTTTTTGTGGTCAAGGTCCCCAAggtcccctccacctccaccagcccCAACTGA
- the lzts2a gene encoding leucine zipper putative tumor suppressor 2a, which translates to MALVQALPVTVSDHTNPGLDVQQCRPLSSHSPSAPCSLPCGPCSSDTAMGSVSSLISGRTYQERHCKAASEYTTKPRRSTPATSCFRLQDNTLRSGSSLEQLLVISNQTQPQAQVLPPPLPTKKQPRPGKSSGTAGCGSAAGAAGGAANGNLGYVSDELVVGDWNDNLVLTAASPCSDSEEQRDNRTQNGNIGGPPPKLVPVSGQLEKNMEKVLIRPTAFKPVVPKNRHSVQYLSPRPGGGGLSESQASLNLLLPLGGSNCANGTNVNGGCSSSGSEVKRNSYSSGRNARSSQSCSMSDSGRNSLSSLPTHSSTGYSLAPSEGSSSGSGSGGQLEPVSGLGRSTTGVSGSHGHSNSDSGRSSSSKSTGSGSISGRGQPLSDSGSCGHSPPPVEGYETVVRELEEKLRERDLELQQLRENLDENEAAICQVYEEKQRRCEREMEELRQSCATKMKQTSQKAQRAQQVLQLQVFQLQQEKKKLQEDFASLLQDRETLERRCATIQREQTQLGPRLEETKWEVCQKSGEISLLKQQLKELQSELSQKAGDIVVLKAQLREARSELQASQVRSQEAQTALRTRSLELEVCENELQRRKSEAELLREKMGRLEEESSRLRDTLSNHSGSSLNSTMKGQCMSLAIQQGRGVAVRGGPSPSMYRDGEETHLVWGGESDEAKAQRQNAETLLGLRQQVDRLKAELMYERRTSEEQLSRFEDERMVWQEEKEKVIRYQKQLQQNYILMYRRNRDLERVMRELSLELENRDMEDYEVHSGSNDIHFEEITATEI; encoded by the exons ATGGCTTTGGTTCAGGCACTACCTGTGACCGTGAGTGACCACACCAACCCAGGTCTCGACGTCCAGCAGTGCCGACCGCTATCATCCCACTCGCCCTCCGCTCCTTGCTCTCTCCCCTGCGGGCCCTGTAGCTCTGACACAGCCATGGGTTCAGTCAGCAGCCTCATATCGGGTCGGACCTACCAGGAGAGACACTGCAAGGCTGCCAGCGAATACACCACCAAGCCACGGCGCTCCACGCCAGCCACCAGCTGCTTCCGGCTCCAGGATAATACCCTCCGCAGTGGGAGCTCCCTTGAGCAGCTGCTGGTTATCAGCAACCAAACGCAGCCTCAGGCCCAAGTTCTGCCTCCACCACTGCCCACCAAGAAGCAACCCCGGCCTGGAAAGTCGTCTGGAACAGCTGGGTGTGGATCGGCTGCCGGGGCAGCAGGCGGCGCCGCTAATGGGAACCTTGGGTATGTGAGTGATGAGCTGGTGGTCGGAGACTGGAACGACAACCTGGTGCTGACAGCTGCAAGTCCCTGCAGTGACTCGGAGGAGCAAAGGGACAACAGGACTCAGAACGGAAACATCGGTGGGCCTCCTCCCAAACTGGTCCCAGTGTCCGGACAGTTAGAGAAG AACATGGAGAAAGTGCTGATCCGTCCTACGGCGTTCAAACCTGTTGTGCCCAAGAACCGCCACTCTGTGCAGTACCTGTCGCCACGGCCAGGGGGCGGTGGCCTGTCAGAGAGCCAGGCCAGCCTTAACCTCCTGCTGCCTCTTGGAGGATCCAATTGTGCTAACGGCACAAACGTTAACGGTGGATGCAGCAGTTCTGGCTCTGAAGTGAAGCGCAACTCCTACAGCAGTGGTCGAAACGCCCGGAGCAGTCAGTCCTGCTCCATGTCAGATTCAGGGAGGAACTCCCTCTCCAGCCTCCCTACTCATAGCAGCACGGGCTACAGTTTAGCCCCCAGTGAGGGCTCCAGCTCTGGGTCTGGTTCCGGGGGCCAGCTGGAGCCTGTGTCAGGCCTGGGTCGATCCACCACCGGTGTAAGTGGGAGCCACGGTCACAGTAACTCAGACAGTGGCCGATCCTCATCCAGCAAGAGCACAGGCTCGGGGTCGATAAGCGGGCGCGGGCAGCCCCTGTCGGACAGCGGGTCCTGTGGCCATTCGCCGCCACCTGTGGAGGGCTACGAAACTGTGGtgagggagctggaggagaagctgagggAACGAGACCTCGAGCTCCAGCAGCTCAGAGAAAATCTGGATGAGAACGAAGCTGCCATCTGCCAG GTGTACGAAGAAAAGCAGCGTCGCTGTGAACgagagatggaggagctgagacagagcTGTGCCACGAAGATGAAGCAGACTTCTCAGAAAGCTCAAAGAGCACAGCAAGTGCTACAGTTACAG GTATTTCAACTAcagcaagagaagaagaagctgcaggaggactTCGCCTCCCTgctgcaggacagagagacactggAAAGGAGGTGTGCCACCATCCAGAGGGAGCAGACTCAGCTGGGGCCACGTCTGGAAGAGACAAAGTGGGAG gtgtgtCAGAAGTCAGGAGAAATCTCCCTcctgaagcagcagctgaaggAGCTCCAGTCAGAGCTCAGCCAGAAAGCAGGAGACATTGTAGTCTTGAAGGCACAGCTGAGAGAAGCACGCTCTGAGCTGCAAGCGAGCCAGGTGCGATCCCAGGAGGCCCAGACTGCCCTGCGCACGCGATCTCTGGAGCTGGAAGTCTGCGAGAACGAACTTCAGAGGCGCAAAAGTGAAGCCGAGCTGCTTCGGGAGAAAATGGGCCGCTTGGAAGAGGAGTCCTCTCGGCTCCGTGACACTCTTTCCAATCACAGCGGATCCTCTCTGAATTCAACCATGAAGGGGCAATGCATGAGCCTTGCCATCCAGCAGGGGAGAGGTGTGGCAGTAAGGGGCGGCCCCAGCCCCTCCATGTACCGCGATGGAGAGGAGACTCACCTGGTCTGGGGGGGAGAGAGCGACGAAGCTAAGGCGCAGAGGCAGAATGCAGAAACATTGTTGGGACTTAGACAACAG GTGGATAGGCTGAAGGCTGAGCTCATGTACGAGAGGAGGACTAGTGAGGAGCAACTGTCACGGTTCGAGGATGAGCGGATGGTGtggcaggaggagaaggagaag GTAATCCGCTACcagaagcagctgcagcagaactaCATCCTGATGTACAGACGCAACCGCGATTTGGAGCGAGTCATGAGGGAGCTGAGTCTGGAGCTGGAGAACAGGGACATGGAGGACTACGAGGTCCACAGTGGCAGCAATGACATCCACTTTGAGGAAATCACTGCCACGGAAatctaa